A single Anopheles maculipalpis chromosome 3RL, idAnoMacuDA_375_x, whole genome shotgun sequence DNA region contains:
- the LOC126560415 gene encoding venom protease-like, which produces MGARIDIRHHASLTSLYSIVLLLLVAVTGNLRIGKTFRFTVGDKCVVQRTNEPGICRPVSECAPVIDDIRNRRGNPTKCGFIDRVQIVCCPQADTTSAASTTPQPPATRNSHQRIAEKCEEYGQAVFSKEYINSLTADEPKLQTIDKCGHTAVELIVDGELAKAREFPHMALIGFGETPDIRYLCGGSLVSERFVLTAGHCLTSTNYGPATIIRLGELSLSSSTDEAFPEDYEVAERIPHPEYKQTSHYNDIALIKLNRKVIFTPYIRPICLPVHEIFPQKRAIATGWGAIGFGLEQSSALLKVTLDRFGFDECKALFEPTRKLRTGLNATTQMCAGSRNSTKDTCQGDSGGPLQVYNDASVYCTYTVIGVTSFGQNCGLAGVPAVYTTVYPYLAWLENLIF; this is translated from the exons ATGGGTGCACGCATCGACATCCGGCACCATGCGTCATTGACGTCGCTTTATTCGATTGTGTTGCTACTGTTGGTCGCCGTCACAG ggaaccTGAGAATTGGCAAAACTTTTCGCTTTACAGTTGGTGATAAATGCGTAGTGCAGCGTACGAACGAACCCGGTATTTGTCGACCTGTTTCCGAATGTGCGCCCGTAATTGATGATATACGCAACCGGCGGGGAAATCCTACCAAGTGTGGCTTCATTGATCGTGTACAGATTGTTTGCTGCCCGCAGGCCGATACCACATCCGCAGCATCGACCACCCCCCAACCCCCAGCAACAAGAAACAGTCATCAACGGATCGCGGAAA AGTGCGAAGAATACGGACAAGCGGTATTTTCGAAAGAATACATTAACTCGCTAACAGCAGACGAGCCGAAGCTGCAAACGATCGACAAATGTGGCCACACGGCAGTGGAACTGATAGTGGACGGAGAGCTGGCCAAAGCGCGCGAATTTCCGCACATGGCACTGATCGGTTTCGGCGAGACACCTGATATTAGGTATCTGTGCGGAGGATCGCTCGTATCTGAGCGGTTCGTACTAACGGCGGGGCACTGTTTAACATCCACTAACTA TGGACCAGCCACCATCATACGATTGGGCGAGTTATCGTTAAGCTCATCGACGGATGAAGCATTCCCGGAGGATTATGAAGTCGCCGAACGTATTCCACACCCCGAGTACAAGCAAACATCTCATTACAACGATATCGCTCTGATCAAGCTCAACCGTAAGGTGATCTTCACTCCCTACATACGCCCGATCTGCCTGCCGGTGCATGAAATCTTCCCACAAAAGCGTGCCATCGCGACGGGCTGGGGCGCGATCGGATTCGGTCTGGAGCAAAGCAGCGCGCTTCTGAAAGTGACGCTCGACCGGTTCGGGTTCGACGAGTGTAAGGCATTGTTCGAACCGACCCGCAAACTACGCACCGGACTTAACGCCACCACGCAGATGTGCGCCGGATCGCGCAACTCCACCAAAGACACCTGCCAGGGTGATTCCGGTGGACCGCTGCAGGTGTACAACGATGCTAGCGTGTACTGCACCTACACCGTCATCGGTGTTACCTCGTTCGGGCAAAACTGTGGTCTGGCTGGTGTGCCGGCGGTCTACACAACCGTCTACCCGTATCTTGCGTGGTTagagaatttaattttttag
- the LOC126564284 gene encoding SET and MYND domain-containing protein 4-like — protein MEIYHKDGTFPRYCDAVRKSLDPNKFNEFAQLTSNEERFRFVSGLRSIVDELQLKREYNGKGMEQAVALKTLGNKAFQAERWNEALVFYNKCYLSTPKENVQEKSIILANRSAALYHLEKYDLALRDIQRALDNQYPSQMMYKLTERKARCYLAKKDYEAALECFKATVTALDDSNLPLERRQKLECDAQIMINVLPKSVETEAKNRKKASTKAAQLASQSVKVPEHFVEQALWFDETPDEGRFARTSADLKPNTILLLERPHVSALLEDYSLDHCTHCLKRVSVPIACPLCADVVFCSDECEAKANGTYHRYECGFLPILWGSGASITCHMALRMITQKSEEYFVKLKPELTALTNEQIDKLPIDDYRKVYKLVTHESSRTPEDFFQRTLMATLLNVCLTLGGYGSCPQEQHFIGGLLVHNLQLLQFNAHEVSEMIRETPDDIGNSTFIGGGLYPTLALFNHSCDPGVTRYYRGNQVCVRTVKNIAAGAMVAENYGPLFTQVRRDERRDTLLNQYRFTCQCVPCVENWPLFTEMDPSIIRFRCDGGKICSNVLKIPAAVNDFMVKCTECGEHTNIMKGLKSLQDTDMLFKSATRLHSSGEYEAALRKYVEMMETMSEVLVPPYRDYHLCQQGLRACMLEFGNRFTKAVAKK, from the exons ATGGAAATTTATCACAAAGATGGCACGTTTCCTAGGTATTGCGATGCGGTACGGAAATCGCTCGATCCGAACAAATTCAACGAGTTTGCCCAGCTGACCAGCAACGAGGAACGGTTCCGGTTTGTCAGCGGGTTACGTTCGATCGTGGACGAGCTGCAGCTGAAGCGAGAGTACAATGGGAAGGGTATGGAACAGGCAGTGGCACTGAAAACGCTCGGCAATAAGGCGTTTCAGGCGGAACGCTGGAATGAGGCACTCGTGTTCTACAACAAGTGCTATCTGTCCACACCGAAAGAAAATG TTCAAGAAAAATCCATCATACTGGCAAACAGGAGTGCCGCCTTGTACCATTTGGAAAAGTATGATCTCGCGCTGAGAGATATTCAGCGTGCCCTGGACAATCAGTATCCCAGCCAGATGATGTACAAGCTAACGGAACGGAAGGCACGCTGCTATCTCGCAAAGAAGGATTACGAGGCTGCATTGGAATGCTTCAA AGCAACGGTCACAGCACTGGACGATTCAAATCTGCCCCTGGAGCGTAGGCAAAAGCTAGAATGCGACGCACAGATCATGATCAACGTGCTGCCAAAAAGCGTCGAAACAGAAGCGAAGAACAGGAAGAAGGCTTCCACCAAAGCTGCCCAGCTGGCTAGCCAGTCGGTAAAAGTGCCGGAACATTTCGTCGAACAAGCACTGTGGTTCGATGAGACGCCGGACGAGGGTCGGTTCGCGCGTACCAGCGCCGATCTGAAACCGAACACGATACTACTGCTGGAACGGCCGCACGTGTCCGCTTTGCTGGAGGACTACAGTTTGGATCACTGTACGCACTGCCTCAAGCGTGTCTCGGTACCGATCGCATGTCCGCTGTGCGCCGACGTAGTGTTCTGTTCCGACGAGTGTGAGGCCAAGGCGAACGGTACCTACCACCGGTACGAGTGCGGTTTCCTCCCGATACTGTGGGGCTCGGGTGCTTCCATTACGTGCCACATGGCGCTGCGCATGATCACGCAAAAGTCGGAGGAATATTTCGTGAAGCTGAAGCCGGAACTAACCGCACTGACGAATGAGCAAATCGATAA GCTGCCGATCGATGACTATCGCAAGGTGTACAAGCTAGTCACCCATGAGTCATCGCGGACGCCGGAAGATTTCTTTCAGCGCACGCTTATGGCGACCCTGCTGAACGTATGCCTTACCCTGGGCGGGTATGGAAGCTGTCCGCAGGAGCAACACTTCATCGGTGGTCTGCTGGTGCACAATCTGCAACTGTTGCAGTTCAACGCACACGAGGTGTCGGAGATGATACGCGAAACACCGGACGACATCGGCAATTCCACGTTCATCGGTGGCGGTCTCTATCCCACGCTGGCCCTTTTCAACCATTCGTGCGACCCGGGCGTTACACGCTACTATCGGGGCAACCAGGTGTGTGTGCGGACGGTCAAAAACATCGCAGCTGGCGCGATGGTGGCCGAAAACTATGGACCCCTGTTTACGCAGGTACGTCGCGATGAGCGGCGCGACACACTGCTCAACCAGTACCGTTTCACGTGTCAGTGTGTGCCGTGTGTGGAGAATTGGCCACTGTTTACCGAGATGGATCCGAGCATTATACGGTTCCGATGCGACGGTGGTAAGATATGCTCGAACGTGCTGAAAATACCGGCCGCGGTAAACGATTTCATGGTGAAGTGTACCGAGTGTGGCGAGCATACGAATATCATGAAGGGATTGAAATCGCTCCAGGACACGGATATGCTTTTCAAATCGGCCACACGGTTACATTCGTCCGGTGAGTATGAAGCGGCGCTGCGGAAGTACGTCGAAATGATGGAAACGATGAGTGAGGTGCTGGTACCGCCGTACCGGGACTATCATCTGTGTCAGCAGGGGCTGCGCGCGTGTATGCTGGAGTTTGGTAACCGTTTCACCAAGGCGGTAGCAAAAAAGTGA
- the LOC126565838 gene encoding SET and MYND domain-containing protein 4-like: protein MEVSTEEGYFHRYAKKFRRTVTPKEFEQFACLASDEERFAFVNELKWRVVNELPLEQSLDKGKFLDQALQHKVNGDRLQRDEDWSGALKCYNQSYLLLPEESALEKAHLLDNRSRVLLQLGKLDQSLEDADRAIAYGYPAEQLATIWERKARIFQSKKDFKAAVECFDQAVHYLAHRSTLPAKERDERIEELQKLTDTVYYQYKNVQKYLEPPKGTRPFQPHLDGSVLYDSTEAEGRFAKAKTMLRPNQIILKEKPHAATLLQEYSGTHCSDCFERIEVLYCCRSCTDVVFCSGRCERNGCGSYHRYECGYLGTLWKSGATIVSLLALRVVTQKPYAYFNEIRQDFPGLTASVTDRLPDDDYRKVFNLVTHSDKRSAEDYLVWTLMATMLNSVLRMSNYNPEPQEDNFLGYLLLHNLQIINYNAHDVSEVQRKHSNETGISVAVGAALYPMLALFNHSCDPGIVRYFTGTTVHVRTIKNIAPGAIIAENYGPLYTRMSRPERRQQLATNYMFDCNCQACAADWPTCANMVHSVIRFRCTGAGCREAVPYDLHSDCQGVRCSACGHIVDVGERIRMLREASMISRFNEASHLYQVGLFEHALAKYAAIMMILDEVLVPPYRDYHMCQQGMRRCCLDLGSCYVSCPGSEK, encoded by the exons ATGGAGGTCAGTACGGAGGAAGGATATTTTCACAGGTACGCCAAAAAGTTCCGCCGTACAGTTACGCCGAAAGAGTTCGAACAGTTTGCTTGCCTAGCGTCGGACGAGGAACGGTTCGCGTTCGTGAACGAGCTGAAATGGCGCGTAGTGAATGAGCTGCCACTCGAGCAGTCGTTAGATAAGGGTAAATTCTTGGATCAAGCCCTGCAGCACAAGGTGAACGGTGATCGATTACAACGGGACGAGGATTGGAGTGGAGCACTGAAATGTTACAATCAGAGCTATTTGCTTCTGCCGGAAGAAAGTG ctCTCGAGAAAGCCCATCTGCTGGACAATCGATCCCGCGTTCTGCTGCAGCTTGGCAAGCTCGACCAATCGCTCGAGGATGCCGATCGGGCCATTGCCTACGGATATCCGGCCGAACAGCTGGCAACAATCTGGGAGCGCAAGGCGCGTATTTTCCAAAGCAAGAAGGATTTCAAAGCGGCCGTTGAATGTTTCGACCAAGCGGTCCACTATCTAGCGCATCGTTCCACTTTACCTGCAAAGGAACGGGACGAAAGGATTGAGGAGCTGCAAAAGCTCACCGACACCGTGTACTACCAGTATAAAAATGTACAGAAATATCTAGAACCGCCCAAAGGCACACGCCCGTTTCAACCTCACCTGGACGGGAGCGTACTGTACGATAGCACTGAGGCGGAGGGTCGCTTTGCCAAGGCCAAGACAATGCTGCGACCAAACCAgataattttgaaagaaaaaccacacgCCGCGACCCTGCTACAAGAGTACAGCGGCACGCACTGTAGCGATTGTTTCGAGCGGATCGAAGTGCTGTACTGTTGCCGGAGCTGTACCgatgttgtgttttgctcgGGACGATGTGAGCGAAATGGGTGCGGTAGCTATCATCGATACGAGTGCGGGTATTTGGGTACGCTATGGAAGTCCGGTGCCACTATCGTTAGCTTGCTGGCACTAAGAGTTGTAACGCAGAAGCCTTACGCTTACTTCAACGAGATACGGCAGGATTTCCCCGGATTGACGGCTAGTGTTACGGATAG ACTTCCAGACGATGACTATCGGAAGGTATTCAACCTGGTTACGCACTCCGACAAGCGTAGCGCAGAGGATTATCTCGTTTGGACGCTGATGGCTACCATGCTAAACTCGGTACTGAGGATGTCGAACTACAACCCAGAACCACAGGAAGATAA TTTTCTTGGCTATCTTTTGCTGCACAATCTGCAGATCATCAACTACAATGCACACGACGTGTCCGAGGTACAGCGCAAACATTCGAACGAAACCGGCATATCTGTTGCGGTGGGTGCTGCTCTCTATCCGATGTTGGCACTGTTCAATCACTCCTGCGATCCCGGCATAGTGCG GTACTTCACCGGCACGACCGTGCACGTTCGGACGATTAAGAATATCGCTCCCGGTGCGATCATTGCGGAAAACTATGGACCACTTTACACGCGAATGTCCCGCCCGGAGCGTCGCCAGCAGTTGGCGACCAATTACATGTTCGACTGTAACTGTCAGGCTTGTGCGGCAGATTGGCCAACGTGTGCGAACATGGTCCACTCGGTAATACGGTTCCGGTGTACGGGTGCCGGATGCCGGGAGGCAGTACCGTACGATCTTCACTCGGACTGCCAAGGAGTGCGATGTAGCGCCTGTGGCCATATAGTGGACGTTGGCGAACGGATCCGAATGCTGCGG GAAGCGAGCATGATCAGCCGGTTCAACGAGGCAAGCCATCTCTATCAGGTGGGACTGTTCGAGCACGCACTGGCCAAGTATGCGGCGATCATGATGATCTTGGATGAAGTGCTTGTACCGCCGTATCGCGATTATCACATGTGCCAGCAGGGCATGCGCCGCTGCTGTCTCGATCTTGGAAGCTGTTACGTATCATGCCCCGGCAGCGAGAAGTAA
- the LOC126565868 gene encoding crossover junction endonuclease MUS81: MPPVKYRVQLVKESKSIDHSITQNTDLRRINVRLKRPNPLFELWLEEMIAKAEEKNTLGKMALQKALNSLRRYPLPLASGRDCIVLMDFGKTICDNLDRRLKAYLASGGRVTTDHSASIETILNDERASYYRELTESVHRCVEETVQEVEKETPTVEEEMPDDSIFDHVADAAAAAGGSLRGADFVRISDAKAILLVDTCETIGKSKSGLDRTLQQLAQHSIAHEVRRLSVGDFAWIVKDDAGREFLLPYILERKRIDDLASSIKDGRFHEQKFRLKQCGLPNIIYLVEHFGNNRQVGVPEATLTQAALNTYVQGFTVKYTENHHHTVLYLSVMTNFLNNYLKDKMYLNVTNRSSPDVRHDAFHFSSQTIPLLAFDYFYKQSSKTRDSTVRDVFMKQLLQIKLLTIEKVNAIVDKYPTPQCLFRAYERCTSETERQRLLNLPYGPTNRMIGEKLSKVIHQLLMSERYNTT, translated from the exons ATGCCACCGGTTAAGTACCGCGTTCAGTTAGTTAAGGAAAGTAAAAGCATCGACCACTCCATCACACAGAACACAGATCTACGTAGAATTAATGTGCGACTGAAGCGGCCGAACCCGCTGTTCGAATTGTGGTTGGAAGAGATGATTGCCaaagcggaagaaaaaaatacgctTGGTAAAATGGCACTCCAGAAAGCACTCAACTCCTTGCGACGGTATCCGCTTCCGCTGGCTTCGGGGCGTGATTGTATTGTGCTGATGGATTTCGGCAAAACGATCTGTGATAATCTCGATCGACGGCTGAAGGCATACCTTGCGAGCGGTGGTCGTGTCACGACGGATCACAGTGCCTCGATCGAGACGATCTTGAATGACGAGCGAGCGTCATACTACCGTGAGCTAACGGAATCTGTCCATAGATGTGTGGAAGAAACAGTACAAGAAGTGGAAAAAGAGACACCGACAGTGGAGGAAGAAATGCCAGACGattctatattcgatcacgTAGCGgatgcggctgctgctgctggtgggtCCTTACGAGGGGCAGATTTTGTTCGTATATCGGACGCGAAAGCGATTCTGCTGGTGGACACGTGCGAAACGATAGGCAAATCGAAGAGTGGTCTCGATCGAACACTGCAACAACTGGCACAGCACTCGATCGCACATGAAGTCCGCCGGCTAAGCGTTGGCGATTTTGCGTGGATCGTAAAAGACGATGCCGGACGCGAGTTTCTGCTGCCCTACATACTAGAGCGCAAACGGATTGATGATTTGGCAAGCAGCATCAAGGATGGCCGGTTTCACGAGCAAAAGTTTCGCCTCAAACAGTGCGGACTGCCGAACATCATCTACCTGGTAGAGCATTTCGGAAACAATCGGCAGGTCGGTGTACCGGAGGCAACGCTAACACAGGCAGCCCTTAACACTTACGTCCAGGGGTTCACGGTGAAGTACACGGAAAACCATCATCACACGGTACTCTACCTTTCAGTGATGACGAACTTTCTCAACAATTACCTTAAG GATAAAATGTATCTGAACGTAACCAATCGATCCTCGCCGGATGTACGTCACGATGCTTTCCACTTTTCGAGTCAAACGATTCCACTGCTTGCGTTTGATTATTTCTACAAACAATCTTCGAAAACGCGCGACAGTACCGTCCGGGACGTCTTCATGAAGCAGCTGCTGCAGATAAAGCTGCTAACGATCGAGAAGGTGAACGCAATCGTCGATAAGTATCCGACCCCGCAGTGTTTGTTCCGGGCGTACGAGCGTTGCACGAGCGAGACCGAGCGCCAGCGCTTGCTAAACCTACCGTACGGACCGACGAACCGGATGATTGGAGAGAAGTTGAGCAAAGTCATCCACCAGCTGCTGATGAGCGAAAGGTACAACACTACGTAG
- the LOC126564775 gene encoding minor histocompatibility antigen H13 — protein MAEVVEEVIAQIQENLTATVDGAGEEAAPTNATGKTPSTPEGMALAYGTLVVMALLPIFFGSLRSVKHHKEQSTAFAKTGEKPDTMSSKDAMMFPIMASCALFGLYMFFKIFSKENINYLLTGYFFFLGVMALSHLLSPVISSLIPASIPKIPYHLSFVQGPQEGGEKKGKEKKYLIDYRFTTHDVVCFIVALIISVWYLVQKHWIANNLLGLSFAVNGVELLHLNNIATGCILLCGLFVYDIFWVFGTNVMVTVAKSFEAPIKIVFPQDLMTNGLSASNFAVLGLGDIVIPGIFIALLLRFDNSLKRKSKTYFYATFIAYFVGLLATIFVMHVFKHAQPALLYLVPACLGTPLLLAVLKGDLKKLLAYEDHPEEKPKASKKENNTSAEKSTPPAKKETKAKKEAKKAK, from the exons atGGCCGAGGTTGTGGAGGAAGTGATTGCCCAGATTCAGGAAAACCTGACCGCCACCGTTGATGGGGCTGGCGAGGAAGCGGCCCCCACGAACGCAACCgggaaaacaccatcaacaCCGGAAGGCATGGCACTAGCGTATGGTACACTGGTCGTGATGGCCCTGCTGCCAATCTTTTTCGGCTCGCTGCGCTCCGTCAAGCACCACAAGGAACAGTCGACGGCGTTTGCGAAAACGGGCGAAAAGCCAGACACGATGTCGTCCAAGGACGCTATGATGTTCCCCATCATGGCATCGTGCGCCCTATTCGGTCTGTACATGTTCTTCAAGATCTTCTCGAAGGAAAACATCAACTATCTGCTCACCGGATACTTTTTCTTCCTCGGTGTGATGGCACTGTCGCACCTGCTAAGCCCGGTCATTAGCTCGCTGATACCGGCCTCCATACCGAAGATCCCGTATCATCTGTCGTTCGTGCAAGGGCCACAGGAAGGCGGTGAGAAGAAGGGCAAGGAAAAGAAGTACCTTATCGATTACCGGTTCACGACGCACGATGTGGTGTGCTTTATCGTGGCCCTAATAATTAGCGTGTGGTACCTGGTGCAGAAGCACTGGATCGCTAACAATCTGCTCGGTCTGTCGTTCGCGGTAAATGGGGTAGAGCTGCTGCATCTGAACAACATTGCGACCGGCTGCATACTGCTTtgcggtttgtttgtgtacgaCATCTTCTGGGTGTTTGGCACGAACGTGATGGTGACGGTGGCAAAATCGTTCGAAGCACCTATCAAAATCGTGTTCCCGCAAGACCTTATGACGAATGGGCTGTCCGCATCGAACTTTGCTGTGCTCGGGCTGGGGGATATCGTTATACCGGGCATTTTCattgcgctgctgctgcgcttCGACAATAGCTTGAAGCGAAAAAGCAAGACCTACTTCTACGCCACCTTTATCGCGTACTTCGTCGGTCTCCTGGCAACGATATTCGTCATGCACGTGTTTAAACACGCACAGCCCGCACTGTTGTATCTGGTGCCGGCCTGCTTAGGTACACCGCTGCTACTTGCGGTGCTCAAGGGTGATCTGAAGAAACTGTTAGC ATACGAAGACCACCCGGAAGAGAAGCCGAAGgcatcaaaaaaggaaaataacacGAGCGCGGAAAAATCTACCCCACCagcgaaaaaggaaacgaaagcaaagaaggaagcgaaaaagGCCAAGTAA
- the LOC126565714 gene encoding hypertrehalosaemic prohormone produces MDTVKLFSVLLICAALMFICDAQLTFTPAWGKRSQGAMGINPLGSTFGQQDACKTPVDSLLVIYRMIQAEAQKIVDCSQK; encoded by the exons ATGGATACCGTGAAACTGTTCAGCGTTCTTCTGATTTGTGCCGCTTTGATGTTCATCTGCGATGCACAG CTGACCTTCACGCCGGCCTGGGGCAAGCGTTCGCAGGGTGCGATGGGAATTAATCCGCTCGGCAGTACCTTCGGACAGCAGGACGCGTGCAAAACACCGGTTGATTCGCTGCTCGTCATCTACCGAATGATTCAG GCGGAAGCTCAGAAGATTGTTGATTGCAGCCAGAAGTAG
- the LOC126565418 gene encoding proteasome subunit beta type-2 → MEALMGIRGPDFVMLAADCTHAHSIMVLKDDEDKILKVSDNLMMATMGEAGDRVQFTEYISKNILLYRMRNGYELGPKAAAHFTRRNLADYLRSRTPYHVNILVGGYDEVDGPQLHYIDYLANSLPVKHAAHGYGGMFVNSIFDRYHHDKITQKEAYEIFRKGVTEIHKRLILNLPNFKVAVIDKEGVKYLDDITPDSLKQASAA, encoded by the exons ATGGAAGCTTTAATGGGAATTCGCGGTCCAGATTTCGTGATGCTGGCCGCCGATTGCACGCACGCCCATTCCATTATGGTGCTGAAGGATG ATGAGGACAAAATCTTGAAGGTATCGGATAATCTGATGATGGCCACCATGGGCGAAGCGGGCGATCGTGTACAGTTCACCGAGTACATAAGCAAAAACATACTGCTGTACCGAATGCGCAACGGGTACGAGCTCGGTCCGAAAGCAGCGGCTCACTTTACACGCCGGAATTTGGCTGACTATCTGCGGTCCCGTACACCGTACCATGTCAACATTCTCGTCGGCGGATACGACGAAGTGGATGGACCACAGCTGCACTACATCGACTATTTGGCCAACTCGTTGCCGGTAAAGCATGCGGCGCACGGTTACGGTGGGATGTTCGTGAACAGTATCTTCGATCGGTACCATCACGACAAAATCACGCAAAAGGAAGCGTACGAAATTTTCCGCAAAGGTGTTACCGAGATACACAAGCGGTTGATTTTGAACCTGCCCAACTTTAAGGTGGCCGTGATAGATAAGGAAGGCGTGAAATATCTGGACGATATTACGCCCGATTCGCTAAAGCAGGCTTCCGCTGCCTAG